AGGTGCGAAAATTTGGTTAGACCGAATTAAAAACCCAGAAACTGCATTAGTTCGCAAACAACAAGGTTATTATAATTACCTTAATGGTTTGATGTTATCGCAAACAAATTTAATTCAAGCTGAGAAATATTTCAAAAAAGCAGTTGAACTTGGTTTGAATATGGACATGGATTTAGCAGTTGCAAAATTAAACTTAGCAGGAATTGCAATGTCTAGACGAAGAAAAATGGAAGCTACTGCTTTATTAAACGAAGCAAAAAAACTTGACAAACAAAATATGCTTAAGGACCAAATTACAATGATGAAAGAGCAAATGAAGAAAATTTAATTGATTTCAAAGTTCAAATAAAAAATCCCGACTCAGTTGAATCGGGATTTTTTTATTTTTAATAACCTTCTAATGGAATTTCAATTTCGTATTTTTTCTTAGACGGATTAACTAATTTTTTATCACGCAACCAAGGATTGTGAATTTTAAGAATTTTATAATTTATACCTTGTCCCAAAGCAAAAGTTGCTAAATTATTAATCGTTGAATCTACTTCTATCTTCTTAGTTGGAATTTTAGTATACAATTCATTTGGAAAAAGTGTAAAACCATATTTTCCTGCATTTTGCATAATTTCTTTCAATGCTAAAATTCTAAAAACATAACGTGAAGTTT
The window above is part of the Flavobacterium sp. PMTSA4 genome. Proteins encoded here:
- a CDS encoding DUF2892 domain-containing protein, whose product is MFHKNIKIVLAVLIFAAAIWQFTESNIGNGIFLILLTFIPIFLYYKNEYILLAFLKLRKQDFPGAKIWLDRIKNPETALVRKQQGYYNYLNGLMLSQTNLIQAEKYFKKAVELGLNMDMDLAVAKLNLAGIAMSRRRKMEATALLNEAKKLDKQNMLKDQITMMKEQMKKI